The Magnolia sinica isolate HGM2019 chromosome 9, MsV1, whole genome shotgun sequence sequence ATTAATATTTCTGTATCTTCACTTCGTCCTAGAGGGAATGAACATATGAATGGGATGAATGACAtataacattacagtggaccctagggagatttcaacagtaggcattttcCCACCAACTTTTCCTGCTGTACGacctgcttgagttttggatctgcctcattgttggCACCATGGCCGAACGTGATCTGGAAAAACCGATGGTTTGGagcaaatttctcacaaacatcatggtggcccgacCTAGCTTTCTGTCCAACTTCATTTCAAAGGCTTTATTCTTCGGTCTTTATTAACATTAATATGGTActaataatgttgttgatgtctcaaatctgtaaacaatagggtctgtcgatgccattgacagccaactcgatgtcattgaacaaatgttgatgccatcgacagatactcgatgccattggaaaaatatgaaaaattcatgttttattaCTAGAACGTTTTGATATTTTCTAGATCCATCGACAgatcgtcgatgccatcgaactccTATAGAAGGTGCCATTGAGTGTGTGTGCAGAATTGCATAGGTGCAGGATTTGTTTTTTTATTCCGATTGTGATACAAaattatgctatatatatattgggtgtaatcgggatttgggtATTAAGAGAAGTGTTCTAGAAGGGCATAATTTGGCTTGTGAGGAATATTCAAGACTTGTTCAAATTGGTaaactctatctcttgtaattttctttcaTAGTGTATTATTATTGATCTGTGTCATTGTTATTTTCCGCAAGaaattttccatgtaaaattttgtttatttgtGTTTGAACTTAGTCGTGTAATTGTTTTTTCTGCAAgaaatttttcatgtaaaattcagTTTATTTGTATTTGAACTTAGTCGTGCAATTGAAGTACTCTGCTGGATTCATATATGTGATttctgggtccttactcttgcccgagtggtagactctcaggagtttcaactcccggtcaagggttcgagtacccataggtggtgaaattccaccagtgtgagtgtgtggggtgcgtgtgcgtgtgtaaaaaaaataaaaataaaaaatatatgtgATTCCGTGGTTCCAACAAATAATACATTAATTCATGTCCAATTTTGAAGCTGGTTAGATGTGAgagtttctttttttaaaaaataataataataataataataataatttagaattGGAGTCTTTTCCTCGAGAAGAGATACAAAGCAATAGTCATCTTAAAATATTGCCCTCcactttttcttttgaattttagtTCCTTTTAAGTGAATTTTCAAATCGAGTTGCAGTGGAAGAGAGAACAAGCACCGATTTTTATTTGTTAAAAAGATATGGAAaacaaatgaaagaagaagaagaagaaaaaaaaatatcgaGCTTGGTGGTAAAGCATCCCACGCACAAATCCACATCATGCAAGGCTAAAACTCTTCACCTTGCCTCCTCCTTCTACATTCGTACTAGCAGCACTGGTAGTAGTGTAAGGATGGCTACAACTTGGAATCTCCTCTCTGGCATAAGAAACGTCGAAAgttgcagcagcagtagcagccaaATTAAGGTATTTAGGACTTAAGGGGTGAAAGATATGACCTTCCTCACCTTCCAGCATATCTAACTGCTCTTTGAACATGTGCATGTTGACCACCCAATCCCCCTCCCTGCTCGCACTGGGCATTGGCATCACATACCCTGCGTATCCCCCCCACGGGAAATGATACGATCCAAACACTGATTTCCCCCACCCAAAATCCACTCTTTCCACTGGGAATCTCTGCCCCAATGACACCACAAATGCCGCTCCATCTTCTCTACCCCTGCAATATATCTTCGTCATTGCTGGCTGTGGCCGTCTCGCCTCCACCCAGTCTATTAATCCCAAGAAATGCTCCTTGCTTGCTGCCCCCCTCAACGTTTTATGCACCAACTCTGCCACCCAACTCAATGGCCTCGTCGCCAGCTCCTTAGCTATCTCCTCCCCATGTGGTATCGACAGCACGTTCCCAAAGTAATTTGACATGCAATTGTTGGGTCTATCCCCATCACTCAATCTTGTCCGTCCATCAACCACAATCCCCAACTTGCATCTTTTCATGCTGTCTCTCTCACTTTTCGCGACAATCTGCCACAGGCATGCACTCAGTGACTCGAGCTTGGTTCTCTTGCAGCCACCGGAGCTGGCACGGGCCTGAAGCCCATTGATGTCTTGGGCAGTCACATAGTAAATGCGGCTTATGATCTTGTCATCATCGATTGCTTGTTCTTCATTCTCTGGAGGTGGCGTTGATGACTGTGGCACGTACATGTCGTCAATGGAGACATCGTACGAGCTAGGGCGCCTTGGGTTGAGTAAGGATCGGCGGAAAGATGGTGGGGTGGAAATTGGTTTTGATTGAGCCATCTCTGCCCATGATACCAAGAACATGTTCATTGAGTAGGCATCAGCTACCCGGTGGTCGAATGAGCATGCCACAACCACCCCACTGCACTTGAACTCCGTTGCCTGTCCAAACCACCCACCTATAATGATCATCATCATACATTGTGTTGTGCCTCTGGTAACTTTTCCTGttcattaaattattatttaaaaaaaaaaaaaaaaaaaccttccggCCAATGTGGCACTTATGTAAGGACACGACTAGTAAAAAACCAAATATAAAGATCATCTAAAACAAAATTCGGGCCAGTCTAGTCTACTCATCAGGTGTGTACTCACCGTTGAAATCATCAATGGAAAACCAATAGTCTAACTCAACATACAATTGTGATCTTCATGTTGGATTCTACCATTTTCATTGGTACTAATTTCCCAAACAAATTGCATCAACTACTTGATCATTTCACCAAATAAAGGTGGAACAATCATACACAAGTATTGTCTGAGAAATTTTGAATTCATCTTTCCTGCCAATGCGACATTCGTATTTGAAATCCTATCTATCCAAAAGCTGGAATGCAACATAGAGGTCAGGCCAGTTTACTCGTTAAAGTGTTCACTGATTTCAGTGGTGAGACCGGCAGGAAAAAGTGAGGGGCTCGTGAAACTTAACAAACAGGGAAGGGGCTCGTGAAACTTAACaaacagggaagcggattggctggtgtacaactTTGAAgacgagctccgagttgtaccaacggttcaaaataaatcaaagttacatagccaacaaaatgatgtatttattatatctacactgttcattcattttacgagatcattttagagcatcaacctaaaaataattcatatccaaagcttaacaggaccacaccacaaataaaagtgggatgataattttaattattaaaacatTGAtaggccaccataacatttattttccatccaatgtgttcataagatcacacagagggaaaaacacatatcatatcaatccaaaacttctgtgacccaaaggaGTTtggatggtagacgttcaatccctcactgccttttgcagtgtagTCAACTTTATctttgatctgtcttattttttgggcaAGTCTTAGGACGAGCTCGCCGAATGGAATTAGGGTTGGGTTATAACGGAAGCGgatttggctggtgtaccacacacaacaATATAGCTGGTGGCGTTGATACGTGTGGTACAAGACAAGCGCTTACACtcctcgagttgtacgaacagttcaaagtaaatcaaagttacatgggtcactgatgtatttactatatccacCCGGTTTATCCATTTGgctagattattttagatcatgagcccataAAAAgagtcatatctaaagctcaagtggaccacaccacaaatagcagtgggataatgattctcaccgttaaaatagtTATAGAGCCCACCACAACGTTTACTTTACatacaatttgttcataaggaCGCACATAccgggatgaagaggaaaaacaaatatcatattgatccaaaatttctgttacccccaaaatggtttcaatgttAGATGTCCAATCCACCGCTACGTTACGCTGTGGTCTACTTATatttggatgtcttatttttcTGATAAAGCCTCACGAACGATCAGACGGCTTGTATATGACATATGCCTCATGACGAGACTCACGG is a genomic window containing:
- the LOC131256093 gene encoding coniferyl alcohol acyltransferase-like is translated as MASAVAGVDDFTVTVKMKEKVAAVLPLQDHLLPLSNLDLLLPPLDVGIFFCYKKPSSTSTTEKSSFPSVASALKKSLAQALVSYYAFSSEFIPNSLGEPELFCNNRGVNFYKAYADIELQHLHLYNPDATVEGKLVPKKKEGVFCVQATEFKCSGVVVACSFDHRVADAYSMNMFLVSWAEMAQSKPISTPPSFRRSLLNPRRPSSYDVSIDDMYVPQSSTPPPENEEQAIDDDKIISRIYYVTAQDINGLQARASSGGCKRTKLESLSACLWQIVAKSERDSMKRCKLGIVVDGRTRLSDGDRPNNCMSNYFGNVLSIPHGEEIAKELATRPLSWVAELVHKTLRGAASKEHFLGLIDWVEARRPQPAMTKIYCRGREDGAAFVVSLGQRFPVERVDFGWGKSVFGSYHFPWGGYAGYVMPMPSASREGDWVVNMHMFKEQLDMLEGEEGHIFHPLSPKYLNLAATAAATFDVSYAREEIPSCSHPYTTTSAASTNVEGGGKVKSFSLA